A window of Clostridium sp. 'White wine YQ' contains these coding sequences:
- a CDS encoding adenine phosphoribosyltransferase: MDLKEKVRIIDNFPKEGISFKDITTLIEDGESFKYAINEIVDYLKDKKIDLIVGPEARGFIFGVPVAYALGIGFIPVRKPGKLPWDTVKVEYDLEYGKDALEIHKDSIKPGQRVAIVDDLLATGGTIAAVAKLVEQAGGEVVTLNFLIELEELRGRDKLKGYDIQSLLKYDV; encoded by the coding sequence ATGGATTTAAAAGAAAAGGTAAGGATAATCGATAATTTTCCTAAGGAAGGAATTAGTTTTAAGGATATAACTACTCTAATTGAAGATGGAGAAAGTTTTAAATATGCTATCAATGAAATAGTAGATTATTTAAAAGATAAAAAAATAGATTTAATTGTAGGACCAGAGGCAAGAGGTTTTATTTTTGGAGTGCCAGTTGCGTATGCGTTAGGAATTGGATTTATACCAGTTAGAAAGCCTGGAAAACTTCCATGGGATACTGTAAAGGTAGAATATGATCTAGAGTATGGAAAAGATGCATTAGAGATTCATAAGGACTCAATTAAGCCAGGTCAAAGAGTAGCTATTGTTGATGATTTACTAGCTACTGGAGGTACAATTGCAGCAGTTGCTAAGTTAGTAGAACAAGCTGGTGGAGAAGTTGTTACTTTAAACTTTTTAATAGAATTAGAAGAATTAAGAGGTAGAGATAAATTAAAAGGATATGATATTCAAAGCCTTTTAAAATATGATGTCTAA